In Natronomonas halophila, one DNA window encodes the following:
- a CDS encoding formate/nitrite transporter family protein, translating to MDDSDRSPPGNGDVDEIRQEELDESVREAIERSKLGAPAVGEAVRDRFSADEVFQRIIAAADEEVTSGGRELLFSGIAAGFAISITFLLYASMSAASDSKVIGAMLYPLGFIYIIIGGYQLYTENTLPPVALTIERLASLPTLLRHWTIVLAGNFIGGAAGAVVLTYGGVFEPAAAEEALYIARKGAFETAWWSLFFKALFAGLIVAGVVWVSFASRDTISRMVVVYLAFLGIPLGNLFHVVVSFTEALYLMFHGELAFVPGMTGFVLPVLLGNTIGGIVLVTVVNYFQTSEQRLESARFEGIERRLSPAEWMLGRVAGRSYVPILDPSETDLTEEGDYRIMVPISNPRTESRTVELACMLASSHENAVVHAVHVVQAPERMSLGSKQRRRITAASEKQLETLRDDAAAYDITFETSTTVTHRSFEEVFNIARRTDPDLVLMGWTHGRLWSAARAERPLAELTNQLPCDFLVVKDRGLDTSKFLLPTAGGPDSDLSAEVARGLQEIADTEVTILHVVDGPEDKEAGKRFIREWAVDRGLSDADIIVDDSGDVEGAIEREAENHTIVALGATEQGLLSRLVTETLHLDVVGEVDCSIMLSERPSERSILERLFGSSHREKPEKAEP from the coding sequence CCGACGAGGTGTTCCAGCGCATCATCGCCGCCGCCGACGAGGAAGTCACCTCCGGCGGCCGGGAACTCCTCTTCAGCGGCATCGCCGCCGGCTTCGCCATCAGCATCACGTTCCTGCTATACGCGTCGATGTCCGCGGCGAGCGACAGCAAGGTCATCGGCGCGATGCTCTATCCGCTCGGCTTCATCTACATCATCATCGGCGGCTACCAACTGTACACCGAGAACACGCTGCCGCCCGTCGCGCTGACCATCGAACGCCTCGCGAGCCTGCCAACGCTGCTCCGTCACTGGACCATCGTTCTCGCCGGGAACTTCATCGGCGGCGCGGCCGGTGCCGTGGTGCTCACATACGGCGGCGTCTTCGAACCCGCGGCCGCCGAGGAAGCCCTCTATATCGCCCGCAAGGGCGCCTTCGAGACCGCGTGGTGGTCGCTGTTCTTCAAGGCGCTTTTCGCCGGGCTCATCGTCGCTGGCGTCGTCTGGGTCAGTTTCGCCTCCCGCGACACCATCTCACGGATGGTGGTCGTCTATCTCGCGTTCCTCGGGATTCCGCTCGGTAACCTCTTCCACGTCGTCGTCTCCTTTACCGAAGCGCTCTACCTGATGTTCCACGGCGAGTTGGCCTTCGTCCCCGGGATGACCGGCTTCGTGTTGCCCGTCCTGTTGGGCAACACCATCGGCGGAATCGTACTCGTCACCGTCGTCAACTACTTCCAGACGAGCGAGCAGCGGCTCGAATCCGCGCGGTTCGAGGGTATCGAACGCCGGTTATCGCCGGCCGAGTGGATGCTCGGTCGCGTGGCCGGCCGTTCGTACGTGCCCATCCTCGACCCCTCCGAGACGGACCTGACAGAGGAAGGCGACTACCGTATCATGGTGCCCATCTCGAATCCCCGGACCGAGTCCCGGACCGTCGAACTCGCGTGCATGCTCGCCAGCAGCCACGAGAACGCCGTCGTTCACGCCGTTCACGTGGTACAGGCGCCTGAGCGGATGTCGCTGGGAAGTAAACAGCGCCGCCGCATCACGGCTGCCTCCGAGAAGCAACTCGAAACCCTCCGCGACGACGCCGCGGCGTACGACATCACCTTCGAGACGTCGACGACGGTTACGCACCGCTCGTTCGAGGAGGTGTTCAACATCGCCCGCCGGACGGACCCCGACCTCGTGTTGATGGGCTGGACCCATGGCCGCCTGTGGAGCGCCGCCCGCGCCGAACGGCCGCTGGCGGAGTTGACCAACCAACTGCCCTGCGATTTCCTCGTCGTCAAGGACCGCGGGCTGGACACCTCGAAGTTCCTCCTGCCGACGGCGGGCGGCCCCGACTCCGACCTGAGCGCCGAGGTGGCCCGCGGCCTGCAGGAGATCGCCGACACCGAGGTGACGATACTCCACGTCGTCGATGGCCCCGAGGACAAGGAGGCCGGCAAGCGGTTCATCCGTGAGTGGGCGGTCGACCGCGGCCTCAGTGACGCGGACATCATCGTCGACGACTCCGGTGACGTCGAGGGGGCTATCGAACGCGAGGCCGAGAATCACACCATCGTCGCCCTCGGTGCGACCGAGCAGGGCCTGCTCTCGCGACTGGTCACCGAGACGCTCCATCTCGACGTCGTCGGCGAGGTCGACTGCTCGATAATGCTCTCGGAGCGACCCTCCGAGCGGTCCATCCTCGAACGCCTCTTCGGGAGCAGTCACCGCGAAAAGCCGGAGAAGGCGGAGCCCTGA
- a CDS encoding MFS transporter, with translation MLAVLVLAWATLQLARFAIPPLLPEVRADLSMSLTEAGIAMTVLQGVYAVFQYPSGRLSDSWSRATLLAPSFLVLAVGCVLMGGARGFLFFVAGTAVFGLGKGLYAIPSRAVLSDLFVERRGRALGVFSAGTDLGGVLASIAAAAAIAYATWRVVFVPVAVLLVALLVLFVVWNREEYVVHDSDLEILATARRLLATPRQRWTIVAFVCFYFMVNGVLNFLPEYLREAKDFSPALASGTYALLFAFGLFIKPTSGALSDRFARHTVAVVGMVLAAASLALLVVAGAFVGVVAAIVLFAFGYKAQFPVIDAILLDAAPDAKTGADLGAARTLFLGIGSLGPTFVGVVAERMNFTVAFAGLAGTLVVAAAILLWMGKE, from the coding sequence ATGCTGGCGGTGTTGGTGCTGGCGTGGGCTACCCTGCAGTTGGCCCGGTTCGCGATTCCGCCGCTGTTGCCGGAGGTTCGGGCGGACCTCTCGATGTCGCTTACCGAGGCCGGCATCGCGATGACGGTTCTACAGGGCGTCTATGCCGTCTTCCAGTATCCGAGCGGCCGTCTCTCGGACAGTTGGAGTCGGGCGACCCTCCTCGCGCCGTCGTTTCTCGTCCTCGCGGTCGGTTGTGTCCTCATGGGCGGCGCGCGCGGCTTCCTGTTTTTCGTCGCCGGCACGGCCGTTTTCGGCCTCGGAAAGGGCCTCTATGCCATCCCCTCGCGGGCGGTGCTTTCGGACCTGTTCGTCGAGCGACGGGGCCGCGCGCTGGGCGTCTTCAGCGCGGGCACCGACCTCGGCGGCGTCCTCGCCTCGATTGCCGCCGCGGCCGCCATCGCCTACGCGACGTGGCGGGTCGTCTTCGTTCCCGTCGCGGTACTGTTGGTCGCCCTGCTCGTGCTTTTCGTCGTCTGGAATCGCGAGGAATACGTCGTCCACGATTCGGACCTCGAAATCCTCGCGACGGCCCGGCGCCTGCTGGCGACGCCCCGACAGCGCTGGACTATCGTCGCCTTCGTCTGCTTTTACTTCATGGTCAACGGCGTGTTGAACTTCCTGCCGGAGTATCTCCGTGAGGCGAAGGACTTCTCGCCGGCGCTGGCCAGCGGCACCTACGCCCTGCTTTTCGCCTTCGGACTGTTCATCAAACCCACCTCGGGCGCGCTCAGCGACCGCTTTGCGCGACACACCGTCGCCGTCGTCGGGATGGTACTGGCCGCCGCGTCGCTGGCGCTGCTCGTCGTCGCTGGGGCGTTCGTCGGCGTCGTCGCCGCCATCGTCCTCTTTGCCTTCGGCTACAAGGCGCAGTTTCCCGTCATCGACGCCATCCTGCTGGACGCCGCCCCCGACGCCAAGACGGGCGCGGACCTCGGCGCGGCCCGGACCCTCTTTTTAGGTATTGGCAGCCTCGGCCCCACCTTCGTCGGCGTCGTCGCCGAACGGATGAACTTCACCGTCGCTTTTGCCGGTCTCGCGGGGACGCTCGTCGTCGCCGCAGCCATCCTGCTGTGGATGGGCAAGGAGTGA
- a CDS encoding carbonic anhydrase — translation MPRTTLAELLARNRRHVESLPEHHFSAVEEVQSPAMVSVCCSDSRVSQEGMWDVDEPGWLFSVANIGNQTWDAVGDERVVNGDVLYPLRYTETDTAAVVGHTGCGAITATLDDVHGETDGELPPGIRQRVSWLRSVIEDGLDDPRIEADGDGNLVDQLVEYNVDRQVAYLQSNEEVPDETTVFGFVYDFQGVYGETRGRCYLVNHDGETDLERLREEVPDEYGTHVRRLLT, via the coding sequence ATGCCACGAACCACCCTCGCTGAACTGCTAGCACGAAACCGGCGGCACGTCGAATCGCTCCCCGAACACCATTTCTCGGCGGTCGAGGAGGTCCAGTCGCCCGCGATGGTCTCGGTCTGCTGTTCTGACTCGCGGGTCTCACAGGAGGGCATGTGGGACGTCGACGAACCGGGCTGGCTCTTTTCGGTCGCCAATATCGGCAATCAGACGTGGGACGCCGTCGGCGACGAGCGGGTCGTCAACGGCGACGTCCTCTACCCGCTCCGCTATACGGAGACCGACACCGCCGCCGTCGTCGGCCACACCGGTTGTGGCGCGATTACCGCCACGCTGGACGACGTCCACGGCGAGACGGACGGGGAGTTGCCCCCCGGCATCAGACAGCGCGTCAGTTGGCTCCGCTCGGTCATCGAGGACGGTCTCGATGACCCGCGCATCGAGGCCGACGGGGACGGCAACCTCGTCGACCAACTGGTCGAATACAACGTCGACCGGCAGGTGGCCTACCTCCAGTCGAACGAAGAAGTGCCCGACGAGACGACGGTTTTCGGCTTCGTATACGATTTTCAGGGCGTCTATGGGGAAACGCGCGGCCGCTGTTATCTGGTCAATCACGACGGCGAGACGGACCTCGAACGGCTCCGCGAGGAGGTCCCCGACGAGTACGGGACCCACGTCCGGCGCCTGCTGACGTAG
- a CDS encoding Lrp/AsnC family transcriptional regulator produces the protein MPDYDPDDVDREILYALQEDARNLSSGEIAERTEASSSTVRKRIQRLESEGIIKGYSADIDYQQSGYPLRMLLFCTAPIPDRGELIDDILDIPGVVSVQELVTGEENLLVTAVGENDGDITPVAQKLLEMGLTVADEVLVRSHETTPFDDFTSRDADE, from the coding sequence ATGCCGGACTACGACCCCGACGACGTCGACCGGGAAATCCTCTATGCGCTCCAGGAGGACGCTCGAAACCTCTCCTCGGGCGAGATCGCCGAGCGCACCGAGGCCTCGTCGAGTACCGTCCGCAAACGGATCCAGCGGCTGGAGTCCGAGGGCATCATCAAGGGGTACAGCGCCGATATCGACTACCAGCAATCCGGTTATCCCCTCCGGATGCTCCTCTTCTGTACGGCCCCGATTCCGGACCGTGGCGAACTCATCGACGATATCCTCGATATTCCCGGCGTCGTCTCGGTGCAGGAACTGGTTACCGGCGAGGAGAACCTGCTGGTCACGGCCGTCGGCGAGAACGACGGCGACATCACGCCCGTCGCCCAGAAACTCCTCGAAATGGGCCTGACCGTCGCCGACGAGGTACTCGTCCGGAGCCACGAGACGACACCGTTCGACGACTTCACGTCCCGGGACGCCGACGAGTAG
- a CDS encoding proton-conducting transporter membrane subunit, with the protein MTGQPHSNDGVQLPETPSPTSVVPRASTYGVWALFVACLGMLVLSVWRGYEWGIPGYVVIDGLTVVMWVVISFFSGIVHSYSRRYMAGDSNLDGFFGRILVFTLAVMTMTAADHVLGFVAAWLVMGLTMASLIGHVRGWEQAQAAASIARRYFLASSGLLAVGLTALVWTTGTTSITGILGQAESLPPRFSLLAVGAIFLAAILQSALFPFQNWLLSSMTAPTPASALMHAGFVNAGGILLTRFAPLFAEDLAVMSVIVVVGAVSALLGQALLLVQPDIKRKLGASTVAQMGFMILQCGLGFFAAAITHLILHGFYKAYLFLSSGATVEPTAPSGSKRASLGFLGLGVSLLTAVGGGVLFMTLTGKGTNLDSGLVLTLVVVLTTLHAARDILRRSKLSPPLRLVSVPLVVMSAIGIYSVMFNSISALLSEVPMTTAPTELTVVHGAVAAAFVVAYLATELGWHRSSRRLYVALLNLSQPNPDTMLTQKEDYNDA; encoded by the coding sequence ATGACCGGACAACCACACTCGAACGACGGCGTACAACTCCCCGAAACACCTTCCCCGACGTCGGTCGTGCCGCGAGCGTCGACGTACGGTGTCTGGGCGCTCTTCGTCGCCTGTCTCGGGATGCTCGTCCTCTCGGTGTGGCGCGGCTACGAGTGGGGCATCCCGGGCTACGTCGTCATCGACGGCCTGACGGTGGTGATGTGGGTCGTCATCTCGTTTTTCAGCGGCATCGTCCACTCCTACTCCCGCCGCTACATGGCCGGCGACAGCAACCTCGACGGCTTCTTCGGGCGGATTCTGGTCTTCACGCTCGCGGTCATGACCATGACGGCGGCCGACCACGTGCTGGGGTTCGTCGCCGCGTGGCTGGTGATGGGGCTGACGATGGCCTCGCTCATCGGCCACGTTCGTGGCTGGGAGCAGGCACAGGCCGCCGCGTCGATAGCCCGCCGGTATTTCCTCGCCAGTAGCGGTCTGCTCGCCGTCGGCCTGACGGCGCTGGTCTGGACGACGGGTACGACCTCCATCACCGGGATTCTCGGGCAGGCCGAGAGCCTCCCGCCGCGTTTCTCGCTTCTCGCCGTCGGGGCGATTTTCCTCGCCGCGATACTCCAGTCGGCGCTGTTCCCCTTCCAGAACTGGCTGCTCTCCTCGATGACCGCGCCCACGCCCGCGTCGGCGCTGATGCACGCCGGCTTCGTCAACGCCGGCGGCATCCTGCTGACGCGCTTTGCCCCGCTGTTCGCCGAGGACCTCGCGGTCATGTCCGTCATCGTCGTGGTCGGCGCCGTCAGCGCCCTGCTGGGACAGGCCCTCCTGCTCGTCCAGCCCGATATCAAGCGCAAACTCGGCGCCTCGACGGTCGCCCAGATGGGCTTTATGATACTGCAATGCGGCCTCGGCTTCTTCGCGGCCGCCATCACACATCTCATCCTCCACGGTTTCTACAAGGCGTATCTGTTCCTCTCTTCGGGCGCGACCGTCGAACCGACGGCCCCATCCGGCTCGAAACGCGCCAGCCTCGGCTTTCTCGGCCTCGGGGTCAGTCTCCTCACGGCAGTCGGCGGCGGCGTCCTCTTCATGACGCTTACCGGGAAAGGAACGAATCTGGACTCCGGCCTCGTCCTGACGCTCGTGGTCGTCCTGACGACGCTGCACGCCGCGCGGGACATCCTCCGCCGGTCGAAACTGTCGCCGCCGCTCAGACTGGTCAGCGTCCCCCTCGTCGTCATGTCGGCTATCGGCATCTACAGCGTCATGTTCAACAGCATCTCCGCGCTGCTGTCGGAGGTGCCGATGACGACGGCACCGACCGAACTCACGGTCGTCCACGGCGCGGTCGCCGCCGCCTTCGTCGTCGCGTATCTGGCGACCGAACTCGGCTGGCATCGCTCCAGCAGGCGGCTCTACGTGGCGCTGCTGAACCTCTCACAGCCGAATCCGGACACCATGCTGACCCAGAAGGAGGATTACAATGACGCATAA
- a CDS encoding DUF2309 domain-containing protein has protein sequence MTHKTTLDERIDHAAQSVGSVWPLHSFVTANPLSGLEDQPFHEAVSEAEGLFGGRGYPHASVFEQAWADGRIDPEILAAELDAHGIDREPEALLAEMAEAEEEAESDTETDPATDAVDRVISKWLSVFLDQGNAQWAMPDREDGFYTAWRAVAPYDDEIPGCESPSDLPETPKDALEAVLADYSQDRWETILEHHLAALPGWTGFIKQRADGDGDPWQSTYPITLTEYLAVRLTLADLLDAPIEPDDTDGADAASEDTDDVPLPELWLHAWEKSHRERLVEVTAEPDDESASEADARPAAQLVFCIDTRSEIIRRHIEAAGPYETHGYAGFFGIPMRYEGYDADVSIDACPPIVDPEHYVTDRPDPNEADSRDVYDQWTRLVSAGRKHLKTLKSNVAAAFTFVEGAGTTYGAAMATRTLLPSAVYDGMKAVDSAVPSTPEFATPTLDRPADHDHDHGDLPQGMTLEEKVTYAQNAFELMGWEEFARLVVFTGHASQTTNNPFDSSLDCGACAGNPGGPNARVLTTICNDEAVKAELRDRGIEVPEETVFLGAEHNTTTDEITLFDSEVPESHQDDVESLREDLETARAGATAERADSMAAETDDGVRDTQRRAADWAETRPEWGLAGNSSFVIGPRELTEGEDLDGRAFLHSYDWTTDPDGEALEAIMTGPLVVTQWINNQYYFATVDNAVYGSGSKVTQNPVGNVGVYQGNGGDLMTGLPLQSLYADADQPYHQPLRLTAVIHAPVEQVNDILREHEQLQQLLDNGWIRLTVLDPEQDNAPVHYEEDLEWTPTQGETPTVEEPMVVGGAAD, from the coding sequence ATGACGCATAAAACGACCCTCGACGAACGCATCGACCACGCAGCCCAGTCCGTCGGCTCCGTCTGGCCGCTCCACTCGTTCGTGACGGCCAACCCGCTGTCCGGGCTCGAAGACCAGCCGTTTCACGAGGCCGTCAGCGAGGCCGAAGGGCTCTTCGGCGGTCGGGGCTATCCGCACGCTTCCGTCTTCGAGCAGGCCTGGGCGGACGGCCGCATCGACCCCGAGATACTGGCCGCCGAACTGGACGCTCACGGTATCGATAGGGAGCCCGAGGCGCTCCTGGCGGAGATGGCCGAGGCCGAGGAGGAGGCCGAGTCGGACACCGAAACGGACCCCGCGACCGATGCGGTCGACCGGGTCATCTCGAAGTGGCTCTCGGTCTTCCTCGACCAGGGCAACGCCCAGTGGGCGATGCCGGACCGCGAGGACGGCTTCTATACGGCCTGGCGCGCGGTGGCGCCGTACGACGACGAGATTCCCGGCTGTGAGTCCCCATCGGACCTCCCCGAAACGCCAAAAGACGCGCTGGAAGCGGTCCTCGCCGACTACTCGCAGGACCGCTGGGAGACGATTCTCGAACACCACCTCGCCGCGCTGCCCGGCTGGACGGGCTTCATCAAACAGCGCGCCGATGGCGATGGCGACCCCTGGCAGTCGACGTATCCGATAACGCTCACCGAATACCTCGCGGTCCGCCTGACGCTGGCCGACCTGCTGGATGCACCCATCGAACCGGATGACACCGACGGTGCCGACGCGGCGTCCGAGGACACGGACGACGTACCGCTGCCCGAACTCTGGCTGCACGCGTGGGAGAAGAGCCACCGGGAGCGCCTCGTCGAAGTGACCGCCGAACCGGACGACGAATCGGCCTCGGAGGCGGACGCCCGCCCGGCCGCCCAGTTGGTGTTCTGTATCGACACCCGTTCGGAAATCATCCGCCGGCACATCGAAGCCGCCGGCCCCTACGAGACCCACGGCTACGCGGGCTTTTTCGGGATTCCGATGCGCTATGAGGGCTACGACGCCGACGTCAGCATCGACGCCTGTCCGCCCATCGTCGACCCCGAACACTACGTTACCGACCGTCCGGACCCAAACGAGGCCGATAGCCGCGACGTCTACGACCAGTGGACACGGCTGGTGTCGGCCGGCCGCAAACACCTCAAGACACTCAAGAGCAACGTCGCGGCGGCCTTCACGTTCGTCGAGGGCGCCGGGACTACTTACGGTGCGGCCATGGCGACGCGGACGCTGCTGCCTTCCGCGGTGTACGACGGGATGAAGGCCGTCGATAGCGCCGTTCCCAGCACCCCCGAGTTCGCCACGCCGACGCTGGACCGGCCGGCGGACCACGACCACGACCACGGCGACCTCCCGCAGGGGATGACACTGGAGGAGAAGGTCACCTACGCGCAGAACGCCTTCGAGTTGATGGGCTGGGAGGAGTTCGCCCGCCTCGTCGTCTTCACGGGCCACGCCAGCCAGACGACGAACAACCCGTTCGATTCGAGTCTGGACTGTGGGGCCTGCGCCGGCAACCCCGGTGGTCCCAACGCCCGCGTGCTCACGACAATCTGCAACGACGAGGCCGTCAAGGCCGAACTCCGTGACCGCGGCATCGAGGTTCCCGAGGAGACCGTATTCCTCGGGGCCGAACACAACACGACCACCGACGAGATAACCCTCTTCGACAGCGAGGTGCCCGAAAGCCACCAGGACGACGTCGAGAGTCTGCGCGAGGACCTCGAAACCGCGCGGGCCGGCGCGACGGCCGAACGCGCCGACTCGATGGCCGCTGAGACGGACGATGGCGTCCGGGACACCCAGCGCCGTGCGGCCGACTGGGCGGAGACGCGCCCCGAGTGGGGGCTCGCCGGTAACTCTTCGTTCGTTATCGGTCCCCGCGAGTTGACCGAAGGCGAGGACCTCGATGGCCGTGCGTTCCTCCACTCCTACGACTGGACGACCGACCCCGACGGCGAGGCCCTCGAAGCCATCATGACCGGGCCGCTGGTGGTCACCCAGTGGATCAACAACCAGTATTACTTCGCGACGGTCGACAACGCCGTCTACGGCAGCGGTTCGAAGGTGACCCAGAACCCGGTCGGAAACGTCGGCGTCTACCAGGGCAACGGTGGCGACCTGATGACCGGCCTCCCGCTGCAGTCGCTGTATGCGGACGCCGACCAGCCGTACCACCAGCCCCTGCGCCTGACGGCGGTCATCCACGCGCCGGTCGAACAGGTCAACGACATCCTCCGCGAACACGAGCAACTCCAGCAACTGCTCGACAACGGCTGGATTCGGTTGACGGTGCTGGACCCCGAGCAGGACAACGCGCCGGTCCACTACGAGGAAGACCTCGAATGGACGCCGACGCAGGGCGAAACACCCACCGTCGAGGAGCCGATGGTCGTAGGTGGCGCTGCTGACTAA